One Gossypium hirsutum isolate 1008001.06 chromosome A11, Gossypium_hirsutum_v2.1, whole genome shotgun sequence genomic window carries:
- the LOC107958783 gene encoding uncharacterized protein has translation MDQALILKEILKCFCAFSGHKISVRKSNMYFSKGVDPSLCDQISQLFGFQKVTNLGSYLGVPVLYDRATKSTLNFVVEKVQISKGVCNGIGRIARYFIWGGSVGHLKTALVGWDFICQPKSHGGLGIRHLHDQNNYFLMKIGFNLVSLRMLYGFKFFTQNMVGKVSFLFLSIRVIALIFGDLSLRCGPYFVRILCGQLGMALQSGDGKILGYLDGSWNVDMLRIWLPDDMIRHVINTPPPHSAGGEDRIIWARSGSGSFFVRSAY, from the exons ATGGATCAAGCCCTTATTCTAAAGGAAATCCTTAAATGTTTTTGTGCTTTTTCTGGTCATAAGATTAGCGTAAGGAAGAGCAACATGTATTTTTCTAAAGGGGTGGATCCTAGCTTATGTGATCAAATTAGTCAACTCTTTGGGTTTCAAAAAGTCACTAATCTTGGAAGTTACTTAGGGGTACCTGTCCTCTATGACAGGGCCACTAAGAGTACTTTGAATTTTGTGGTTGAGAAAGTGCAAA TTTCGAAAGGAGTCTGCAATGGGATTGGAAGGATTGCTAGATATTTTATTTGGGGAGGTTCAGTTGGACATTTAAAAACTGCCTTGGTAGGATGGGACTTCATTTGCCAGCCTAAGTCTCATGGAGGATTGGGTATTAGGCATCTTCATGATCAAAACAACTATTTCCTTATgaaaattgggtttaatcttgtCTCTCTAAGGATGCTTTATGGATTTAAATTCTTCACTCAAAATATGGTTGGAAAAGTCAGCTTCCTGTTTCTATCCATAAGAGTAATTGCTCTCATCTTTGGCGATCTTTCTCTAAGGTGTGGCCCTTATTTTGTGAGAATATTATGTGGTCAGTTGGGGATGGCTCTACAATCTGGGGATGGAAAGATACTTGGATACCTG GATGGCTCTTGGAATGTTGACATGCTCCGCATTTGGCTGCCTGATGACATGATAAGACACGTTATAAATACTCCTCCTCCTCATTCGGCTGGTGGTGAGGATAGAATCATTTGGGCTCGCTCAGGATCGGGATCCTTTTTCGTTCGAAGTGCTTATTGA